One window of Silvimonas iriomotensis genomic DNA carries:
- the nadB gene encoding L-aspartate oxidase, translating to MRQFDVLIMGSGLAGMTIALKLADKLKVGLVTKRALRDGGSGWAQGGIAAVLDDADSIELHIRDTFVAGAGLCDAKATRFIIENSRDAIDWLIEMGVPFTRDDSGDTNYHGYHLTREGGHSHRRIIHAADATGAAVIDTLAKKVAAHPGITVLEDHIALDLITGRKLGLDDDRCWGAYVYDKTNDRVETFVAGHTVLATGGAGKVYLYTTNPDVATGDGIAMGWRAGCSVSNMEFIQFHPTCLYHPHAKSFLITEAVRGEGGILKLPDGTRFMPQHDERAELAPRDVVARAIDFEMKKGGYDCVYLDISYKPASFIKEHFPNIYQRCLELGIDITREPIPVVPAAHYTCGGLVVDLSGRTDVAGLYAVGEAACTGLHGANRLASNSLLECMVIGKATAEDILATPPDTIPNVPEWDESQVTDPDEEVVIAHNWDELRRFMWDYVGIVRTNKRLERALHRIELLQHEINDYYTNFRVGNDLIELRNLVTTAQLIVQSAMARKESRGLHYSRDYPGMLPEATPTVLKP from the coding sequence ATGCGCCAGTTCGATGTGTTGATCATGGGAAGCGGCCTTGCCGGCATGACCATTGCCCTCAAGCTTGCCGACAAGCTCAAGGTTGGTCTTGTTACCAAACGCGCCTTGCGTGATGGCGGCAGCGGTTGGGCCCAGGGCGGCATTGCGGCCGTACTGGACGATGCCGACAGCATAGAACTGCATATCCGTGACACGTTTGTAGCGGGAGCCGGATTATGCGACGCGAAAGCCACTCGTTTCATTATTGAAAATTCACGTGATGCCATCGACTGGTTGATCGAAATGGGTGTGCCCTTTACCCGCGACGATTCCGGCGATACCAATTACCACGGCTACCATCTGACACGTGAAGGCGGTCACAGTCATCGTCGCATCATTCATGCAGCCGACGCCACGGGCGCGGCGGTGATTGATACCCTGGCCAAAAAGGTGGCGGCGCATCCCGGCATTACGGTGCTGGAAGATCACATCGCACTTGATCTCATCACCGGCAGGAAACTGGGGCTGGACGATGATCGTTGCTGGGGCGCGTATGTCTATGACAAAACCAATGATCGCGTCGAGACGTTTGTTGCAGGTCATACCGTGCTGGCCACGGGCGGCGCCGGCAAGGTCTATCTATATACAACCAATCCGGATGTCGCCACTGGCGATGGCATTGCCATGGGCTGGCGGGCCGGTTGCAGTGTGTCGAACATGGAGTTCATCCAGTTCCACCCGACGTGCCTTTACCACCCGCATGCCAAGTCTTTCCTGATTACCGAAGCCGTGCGCGGTGAAGGCGGCATTCTGAAATTGCCGGATGGCACGCGCTTCATGCCGCAGCACGATGAACGGGCCGAACTGGCCCCGCGTGATGTGGTGGCGCGCGCGATCGACTTTGAAATGAAAAAAGGCGGCTACGACTGCGTGTACCTGGATATCTCGTACAAGCCGGCCAGCTTTATCAAGGAACACTTCCCCAATATTTACCAGCGCTGCCTGGAACTGGGCATCGACATCACCCGTGAGCCCATCCCGGTGGTGCCGGCCGCGCATTACACCTGCGGCGGGCTGGTGGTTGATCTGTCTGGCCGTACCGATGTCGCCGGCCTTTACGCCGTGGGTGAAGCGGCCTGCACCGGCCTGCACGGCGCCAACCGGCTGGCCTCCAACTCTTTGCTGGAATGCATGGTGATCGGCAAGGCCACCGCAGAAGACATTCTGGCCACCCCGCCCGATACCATCCCGAACGTGCCGGAGTGGGACGAAAGCCAGGTGACGGACCCGGACGAAGAAGTGGTCATTGCCCACAACTGGGATGAACTGCGCCGCTTCATGTGGGATTACGTTGGCATTGTACGCACCAACAAGCGGCTGGAACGCGCGCTGCACCGCATTGAACTGTTGCAGCACGAGATCAACGATTACTACACCAATTTTCGCGTAGGTAACGATCTGATCGAGTTGCGCAACCTGGTCACCACCGCGCAGCTGATTGTGCAATCGGCCATGGCGCGCAAGGAAAGCCGCGGCCTGCATTACAGCCGTGATTATCCGGGCATGCTGCCCGAAGCCACGCCGACCGTACTCAAGCCCTGA
- a CDS encoding lipid-binding SYLF domain-containing protein: protein MVFLNTCRAGLLTLAALVFCQHALAEESADDQRAAVRSASQSALERLYQTQPELKPIIAKSAGYATFSNFGMKILVAGGGSGNGLAHENKTHKDTFMKMVEVQAGLGFGIKKTTRIFVFQNTAALTHFINQGWEFSGQATASASVNNTGISNYGGVQVMPGVYMFELTDTGLSAELTGKGTRFYKDDKLNLIK from the coding sequence ATGGTCTTTCTCAATACTTGTCGTGCCGGTTTGCTCACACTGGCCGCGCTGGTGTTCTGCCAGCACGCCCTGGCCGAAGAATCGGCCGACGATCAGCGCGCCGCCGTGCGCAGCGCCTCCCAGTCCGCGCTGGAGCGGCTTTACCAGACCCAACCCGAACTCAAACCCATCATTGCCAAATCAGCCGGTTATGCCACGTTCAGCAACTTTGGCATGAAGATTCTGGTGGCCGGCGGGGGCAGCGGCAACGGTCTGGCGCACGAGAACAAAACCCACAAAGATACCTTCATGAAAATGGTCGAGGTCCAGGCTGGCCTTGGCTTTGGTATCAAGAAAACCACGCGCATTTTTGTGTTCCAGAATACGGCGGCCCTGACGCACTTTATCAATCAGGGCTGGGAGTTCAGCGGCCAGGCTACCGCTTCGGCCTCTGTCAACAACACCGGGATCAGCAACTATGGCGGGGTGCAGGTCATGCCCGGCGTGTATATGTTTGAGCTGACCGATACCGGCCTGTCGGCCGAGCTGACCGGCAAGGGCACCCGGTTTTACAAAGACGATAAACTCAATCTGATCAAGTAA
- a CDS encoding triose-phosphate isomerase: MSEETLKPLVIGNWKTYVSREASAGVLTELAEVPHPKDVETVVCPSHTLLAETAAPLLANGYVLGGQSCSVDPDLPDAVDVPASALVDAGCKYVVVGHAERRRMFAEADHQIAHKVQQAIQAGLTPVLCLGEDADQRRSNQTTKALQQQLQQAIALFGANWSRMIVVYQPQWALDDTTVISVIQLAGTIRTLRQLLLELHEDNGVGFPQRILYGGSVDEHNAAGLMIGAEIDGVLVGRASYPAERFLQICLEVSLAARIGAYAGPRSPLTNGAAA; encoded by the coding sequence ATGAGTGAAGAAACCCTCAAACCCCTGGTGATCGGGAACTGGAAGACGTACGTCTCACGCGAGGCCAGCGCCGGTGTCCTGACCGAGCTGGCCGAAGTACCACACCCCAAGGATGTGGAAACGGTCGTTTGCCCCTCGCACACATTGCTGGCAGAAACCGCCGCGCCCCTGCTGGCCAATGGCTATGTGCTGGGCGGCCAGAGCTGCAGCGTTGACCCGGACCTGCCCGATGCCGTTGATGTCCCGGCCAGCGCGCTGGTGGACGCCGGCTGTAAATACGTGGTGGTCGGCCATGCCGAGCGCCGCCGCATGTTTGCCGAAGCCGATCATCAGATTGCCCACAAGGTTCAGCAAGCCATCCAGGCCGGTCTGACGCCTGTGCTGTGTCTGGGCGAAGACGCGGACCAGCGCCGCAGCAACCAGACCACCAAAGCCTTGCAGCAACAATTGCAGCAGGCCATTGCGCTGTTCGGCGCCAACTGGTCGCGCATGATTGTGGTGTACCAGCCGCAATGGGCGCTGGATGACACCACGGTGATCTCGGTGATTCAACTGGCCGGTACCATCCGCACGCTGCGCCAGTTGTTGCTGGAACTGCATGAAGACAACGGCGTCGGGTTCCCGCAGCGCATTCTTTACGGCGGTAGCGTGGATGAACACAACGCCGCCGGTTTGATGATCGGGGCCGAGATCGACGGCGTCCTGGTGGGGCGCGCGTCTTATCCGGCCGAGCGCTTTTTGCAGATTTGCCTGGAAGTCTCTCTGGCTGCCCGTATTGGTGCTTATGCCGGCCCGCGCTCCCCGCTGACCAACGGCGCTGCTGCCTGA